In Paracoccus jeotgali, the following are encoded in one genomic region:
- a CDS encoding ABC transporter permease, whose protein sequence is MDRMPKWADVILTPLISLALAFAISALVILAIGESPWAALKIMVNGALGSSYGWGFTLYYTTNFIFTGLAVAVAYHAAMFNIGGEGQAALGGLGVALMCLFIPWPHWTLALLAAMAGGALFGAAWAFIPALLQAKRGSHVVITTIMFNFIAAALLNWVLVVKLRPIGSMDPASATFPAATHLPKLTEIFALFGIAWGRHTPANVTFVIALLACLGVWLLIWRTRLGYEIRAFGKSESAARYAGISPVRIIIVAMLISGGLAGMMAINNVMGEAERLILNNVEGAGFIGIAVALMGRNHPFGVLLAALLFGFLYQGGGELALWTTIPRELIVVIQALVILFTGALDNMVRIPLEAFFMSQRRKT, encoded by the coding sequence ATGGACAGGATGCCGAAATGGGCCGATGTGATCCTGACGCCGCTGATCTCGCTGGCGCTGGCCTTCGCGATCTCGGCGCTGGTGATCCTCGCCATCGGCGAAAGCCCCTGGGCGGCGCTGAAGATCATGGTCAACGGCGCGCTGGGGTCCAGCTATGGCTGGGGCTTCACGCTGTATTACACGACGAATTTCATCTTTACCGGCTTGGCCGTCGCCGTCGCCTATCACGCCGCGATGTTCAATATCGGCGGCGAGGGGCAGGCGGCGCTGGGCGGCCTTGGGGTGGCGCTGATGTGCCTGTTCATCCCTTGGCCGCATTGGACGCTGGCGCTGCTGGCGGCGATGGCGGGCGGTGCGCTGTTCGGCGCGGCATGGGCCTTTATTCCGGCGCTGCTGCAGGCCAAGCGAGGCAGCCATGTCGTCATCACCACGATCATGTTCAACTTCATCGCCGCGGCGCTGCTGAACTGGGTGCTGGTGGTCAAGCTGCGCCCGATCGGCAGCATGGACCCGGCCTCGGCCACATTCCCGGCCGCCACCCATCTGCCCAAGCTGACCGAGATTTTCGCGCTGTTCGGCATCGCCTGGGGCCGGCACACGCCTGCCAATGTCACCTTCGTCATCGCGCTGCTGGCCTGTCTGGGCGTCTGGCTGCTGATCTGGCGCACGCGGCTGGGCTATGAGATCCGGGCCTTCGGCAAATCCGAGAGTGCGGCACGTTATGCAGGCATCTCGCCGGTGCGAATCATCATCGTGGCGATGCTGATCTCTGGCGGGCTGGCGGGGATGATGGCGATCAACAACGTCATGGGCGAGGCCGAGCGGCTGATCCTGAACAATGTCGAGGGCGCGGGCTTCATCGGCATCGCCGTCGCGCTGATGGGCCGCAACCACCCTTTCGGCGTGCTACTGGCGGCGCTGCTTTTCGGCTTTCTCTATCAGGGCGGGGGCGAGTTGGCGCTGTGGACCACTATCCCGCGCGAGCTGATCGTGGTTATTCAGGCGCTGGTGATCCTGTTCACCGGCGCGCTGGACAACATGGTGCGCATCCCGCTCGAGGCGTTTTTCATGTCGCAAAGGCGCAAGACATGA
- a CDS encoding ABC transporter ATP-binding protein, whose protein sequence is MPEKAQKRGGPDAAPRSAGDVPAIELRGISKAFGPVQANRDIDLRVERGTIHGIIGENGAGKSTLMSILYGFYKPDSGEIWIGGKPVQITDSMTAIRSGIGMVFQHFKLVRNFTVLENIILGAEDGPMLRPSLARARGRLRELAQEYELNVDPDATIDELSVGHQQRVEILKALYRQADILILDEPTGVLTPAEADHLFRILNGLRDEGKTIILITHKLREIMEITDTVSVMRRGQMVASVATADTSPEELAELMVGRKVLLQVDKTPAAPGPTVLSVRDLRMRDEDRVERLRGISFDIRAGEIVGIAGVSGNGQTQLLELLGGFPEPGAKITGEVRVNGQMLDLSGRHSDAATRRARGIGHVPEDRQDEGLIMDFTAWENIAFGYHTAPEYRSGPFMDRAAIRADAEGKISRFDVRPPDPDLAARNFSGGNQQKIVVAREVERNPDLLLIGQPTRGVDIGAIEFIHKRIVELRDAGKAVLLVSVELDEIMALSDRILVMFDGMIMGERDPATVTAGELGLLMAGVTDPTQPAEAGIPPAQIQPADRSEDRLVKPEGMG, encoded by the coding sequence ATGCCTGAAAAGGCGCAAAAGCGCGGGGGGCCGGACGCGGCCCCTCGTTCCGCTGGCGATGTTCCGGCGATCGAATTGCGCGGGATCTCCAAGGCGTTCGGCCCGGTTCAGGCCAATCGCGACATCGACCTGCGGGTCGAGCGGGGCACCATCCACGGCATCATCGGCGAGAACGGCGCGGGCAAATCCACGCTGATGTCGATCCTTTACGGATTCTACAAACCCGACAGCGGGGAAATCTGGATCGGCGGCAAGCCGGTCCAGATCACCGATTCGATGACCGCGATCCGGTCCGGCATCGGCATGGTGTTTCAGCATTTCAAGCTGGTGCGGAACTTCACCGTGCTGGAAAACATCATCCTTGGGGCCGAGGACGGGCCGATGCTGCGCCCCTCGCTGGCGCGTGCGCGGGGGCGGTTGCGCGAGCTGGCGCAGGAATACGAGCTGAACGTCGATCCCGACGCGACCATTGACGAGCTGTCGGTCGGCCATCAGCAGCGGGTCGAGATCCTCAAGGCGTTGTATCGGCAGGCCGATATCCTGATCCTGGACGAGCCGACGGGCGTGCTGACCCCGGCCGAGGCGGATCATTTGTTCCGTATCCTCAACGGCTTGCGTGACGAAGGCAAGACGATCATCCTGATCACCCACAAGCTGCGCGAGATCATGGAGATCACCGACACCGTCAGCGTGATGCGGCGCGGCCAGATGGTCGCCTCGGTCGCCACCGCCGACACCAGCCCCGAGGAACTGGCCGAGCTGATGGTCGGGCGCAAGGTGCTGCTGCAGGTGGACAAGACCCCCGCCGCGCCGGGTCCGACCGTTCTGTCGGTGCGCGACCTGCGGATGCGGGACGAGGACCGGGTCGAGCGGCTGCGCGGGATCAGCTTCGACATCCGCGCGGGTGAGATCGTGGGCATCGCCGGGGTCAGCGGTAATGGTCAGACGCAACTGCTTGAACTGCTGGGCGGATTTCCCGAACCCGGCGCCAAGATCACCGGCGAGGTGCGGGTGAACGGCCAGATGCTGGACCTCAGCGGGCGGCACTCGGACGCGGCGACGCGGCGGGCGCGGGGGATCGGTCATGTCCCCGAGGATCGGCAGGATGAAGGGCTGATCATGGACTTCACGGCCTGGGAAAACATCGCCTTCGGCTATCACACCGCGCCGGAATACCGTAGCGGGCCGTTCATGGACCGCGCCGCGATCCGCGCCGATGCCGAGGGCAAGATCAGCCGGTTCGACGTCCGCCCGCCCGACCCGGATCTTGCGGCGCGGAACTTCTCGGGCGGCAACCAGCAGAAGATCGTCGTCGCGCGCGAGGTTGAGCGCAATCCCGACCTGCTGCTGATCGGCCAGCCCACCCGCGGCGTCGATATCGGCGCCATCGAGTTCATTCACAAGCGCATCGTCGAGCTGCGCGACGCGGGCAAGGCGGTGCTGCTGGTCAGCGTCGAGCTGGACGAGATCATGGCGCTGTCGGACCGGATTCTGGTGATGTTCGACGGCATGATCATGGGCGAACGCGACCCTGCCACCGTCACGGCGGGAGAGCTGGGGCTGCTGATGGCCGGCGTCACCGACCCGACCCAGCCCGCCGAGGCCGGCATCCCGCCCGCCCAGATCCAGCCCGCCGACCGCAGCGAGGACCGGCTGGTCAAACCCGAGGGGATGGGCTGA
- a CDS encoding BMP family lipoprotein, translating to MTPMKALMASATALGLLAGAAAAEPALIFDLGGKFDKSFNEAAHTGAQRWKEETGGSYKELEMQSEAQREQALRRLAETGANPIVMTGFAFGEVLNTVAPDYPDTKFVLIDMAVDQPNVQSNVFNEGEGSYLAGVMAAQASESGTVGFIGGMDVPLIHKFECGYRQGFLAARPDGKVIVNYTGTTPAAWNDPVKGGELAKAQQSQGADVIYAAAGGTGIGVLQAAADMDILSIGVDSNQNHLHPGKVLTSVVKRVDNAVFDAFTVGENVEPGTKVWDVRSDGVILAMDDNNAPLVTPEMTQAVEEAKAKIISGEIEVHDYMTDNTCPVD from the coding sequence ATGACCCCGATGAAAGCCCTTATGGCCTCGGCCACCGCGCTTGGCCTGCTGGCCGGTGCCGCCGCGGCCGAACCCGCGCTGATTTTCGATCTGGGCGGCAAGTTCGACAAATCCTTCAACGAGGCCGCCCATACCGGCGCGCAGCGCTGGAAAGAGGAAACCGGCGGCTCTTACAAGGAACTGGAAATGCAGTCGGAAGCGCAGCGAGAGCAGGCGCTGCGCCGGCTGGCCGAAACCGGCGCCAACCCCATCGTGATGACCGGCTTCGCCTTTGGCGAGGTGCTGAACACCGTCGCGCCCGACTATCCCGACACGAAATTCGTGCTGATCGACATGGCGGTGGATCAGCCCAATGTGCAGTCCAACGTCTTCAACGAGGGCGAGGGCTCTTATCTGGCCGGCGTCATGGCCGCGCAGGCGTCGGAAAGCGGGACCGTGGGCTTTATCGGTGGCATGGACGTGCCGCTGATCCACAAGTTCGAATGCGGCTATCGGCAGGGCTTTCTGGCCGCGCGGCCCGACGGCAAGGTGATCGTCAACTATACCGGCACGACGCCCGCCGCCTGGAACGACCCGGTCAAGGGCGGCGAGCTGGCCAAGGCCCAGCAATCGCAGGGTGCGGACGTGATCTATGCCGCCGCGGGCGGGACCGGGATCGGGGTGCTGCAGGCAGCCGCCGACATGGACATCCTGTCCATCGGCGTCGACAGCAACCAGAACCACCTACATCCCGGCAAGGTGCTGACCTCGGTCGTCAAGCGCGTTGACAATGCGGTGTTCGACGCCTTCACCGTCGGCGAGAATGTCGAGCCCGGGACCAAGGTCTGGGACGTCCGCTCGGACGGGGTGATCCTCGCGATGGACGACAACAACGCGCCGCTGGTCACGCCGGAGATGACGCAGGCGGTCGAAGAGGCGAAGGCCAAGATCATCTCGGGCGAGATCGAGGTGCATGACTACATGACCGACAACACCTGCCCGGTCGATTGA
- the radC gene encoding RadC family protein, with protein MSANRSFQEAPLPLFNPDSDEAVWLPAGADTGEPSDPSTRRGSPAAPSYLADHRARLRDRFMSGGAGAMPDYELLELVLFRAIPRQDVKPLARRLIDSFGDFSRVLAAAPARLREIEGVGPAVVTELKVVAAAAQRMARARIMQRPALSGWDALLDYCHTAMGHEGTEEFRVLFLDRKNILIADEAQGRGTVDHVPVYPREILRRALELGASALILVHNHPSGDPTPSQADITMTQRIQIGAEVMGITIHDHLIIGAGREVSFRRDGLL; from the coding sequence ATGAGTGCGAATCGATCCTTTCAGGAAGCCCCGCTGCCGCTGTTCAACCCCGACAGTGACGAGGCCGTGTGGCTGCCGGCTGGCGCTGATACAGGTGAGCCATCCGACCCGTCCACGCGGCGCGGATCACCGGCCGCGCCGTCCTATCTTGCCGATCACCGGGCGCGGTTGCGCGACCGCTTCATGTCCGGCGGGGCAGGCGCGATGCCGGATTACGAACTGCTGGAGCTGGTGCTGTTCCGCGCCATCCCCCGTCAGGACGTCAAACCGCTCGCGCGGCGCCTGATCGACAGCTTCGGCGATTTCTCGCGCGTTCTGGCCGCCGCGCCCGCCCGGCTGCGAGAGATCGAGGGCGTGGGTCCGGCCGTGGTAACCGAATTGAAGGTCGTCGCCGCCGCCGCGCAACGCATGGCGCGGGCCCGGATCATGCAGCGCCCGGCGCTTTCGGGCTGGGACGCGCTGCTCGACTACTGCCACACCGCGATGGGCCATGAGGGGACCGAGGAGTTCCGCGTCCTGTTTCTCGACCGCAAGAACATCCTGATCGCGGACGAGGCGCAGGGACGAGGCACGGTCGATCACGTCCCGGTCTACCCGCGCGAGATCCTGCGCCGCGCGCTGGAACTAGGCGCCTCGGCGCTGATCCTGGTCCACAACCACCCCTCGGGCGACCCGACTCCCTCGCAGGCCGACATCACCATGACCCAGCGCATCCAGATCGGCGCCGAGGTCATGGGCATCACCATCCACGACCACCTGATCATCGGCGCCGGGCGAGAGGTGAGCTTCCGTAGGGATGGGCTGCTGTAG
- a CDS encoding DUF333 domain-containing protein: MTKSLTLTAITACLALAACGGPGAQPRTGSAPAGGIQVDPAAQYCQGTGGQVIPRTQGGRRADLCRTPDGRTVRAADLLNAHNDL; encoded by the coding sequence ATGACGAAATCACTGACCCTGACCGCGATCACCGCCTGTCTGGCACTCGCCGCCTGCGGTGGCCCCGGCGCGCAGCCACGCACCGGCTCGGCCCCGGCCGGAGGCATTCAGGTCGATCCGGCGGCGCAATACTGTCAGGGCACCGGCGGCCAGGTCATCCCCCGCACCCAAGGCGGACGCCGCGCCGATCTGTGCCGCACCCCCGACGGCCGCACGGTCCGCGCCGCCGATCTGCTGAACGCGCATAATGACTTGTGA
- the hflX gene encoding GTPase HflX, with amino-acid sequence MAQSHVTERAPTRAYVIQPDIDGSAGSRRSAEDALAEGVALAMALPGVEIVGSQVVRLRKPSPGYLLSSGKLEEVGEVLEQSEVELVLIDGPVTPVQQRNLEKAWGLKILDRTGLILEIFADRARTREGVLQVELAALSYQRTRLVRAWTHLERQRGGFGFVGGPGETQIEADRRAIDDQMTRLRRQLERVVKTRTLHRAARAKVPYPIVALVGYTNSGKSTLFNRLTGAEVLAKDMLFATLDPTMRAIRLPSGRQIILSDTVGFISDLPHQLVAAFRATLEEVLEADLILHIRDISHPETEEQAGDVAEILESLGIDEDVALIEVWNKIDALSDATRAALRNTDRRTEGVQAISALTGEGLDELTAAIDRSLDAVLSEPRETAELRLDFGDGRRRAWLHEQGVVEEERPEDDAVIVNVRWTERQREAFAAL; translated from the coding sequence TTGGCGCAGTCCCATGTCACGGAACGCGCCCCGACCCGCGCCTATGTGATCCAGCCCGACATCGACGGCAGCGCCGGGTCGCGCCGCTCGGCCGAGGATGCGCTGGCGGAAGGCGTGGCGCTGGCCATGGCGCTGCCGGGGGTCGAGATCGTCGGCTCTCAGGTGGTGCGGCTGCGCAAGCCCTCGCCGGGTTATCTGCTGTCCAGCGGCAAGCTGGAAGAGGTGGGCGAGGTTCTGGAACAGTCCGAGGTCGAGCTGGTGCTGATCGACGGCCCGGTGACGCCGGTCCAGCAGCGCAATCTGGAAAAGGCCTGGGGGCTGAAGATCCTCGACCGGACCGGGCTGATCCTGGAAATCTTCGCCGACCGCGCCCGCACTCGTGAAGGCGTGCTCCAGGTCGAACTGGCGGCGCTGTCCTATCAGCGCACCCGGCTGGTCCGGGCCTGGACCCATCTCGAGCGGCAGCGCGGCGGCTTCGGCTTTGTCGGCGGCCCCGGTGAGACGCAGATCGAGGCCGACCGCCGCGCCATCGACGACCAGATGACCCGCCTGCGCCGGCAGTTGGAGCGCGTGGTCAAGACGCGGACCCTGCATCGCGCCGCGCGGGCCAAGGTGCCTTATCCGATCGTGGCGCTGGTCGGCTATACGAACTCGGGCAAATCGACGCTGTTCAACCGCCTGACCGGGGCCGAAGTGCTGGCCAAGGACATGCTGTTCGCGACGCTGGACCCGACGATGCGCGCGATCCGCCTGCCTTCGGGGCGCCAGATCATCCTGTCGGACACGGTGGGCTTCATCAGCGACCTGCCGCATCAACTCGTCGCCGCCTTCCGCGCCACTTTGGAAGAGGTGCTCGAGGCCGATCTGATCCTGCACATCCGCGACATCAGCCATCCCGAAACCGAAGAGCAGGCGGGCGACGTGGCCGAGATCCTCGAATCGCTGGGGATCGACGAGGATGTGGCCCTGATCGAAGTGTGGAACAAGATCGACGCGCTGTCTGACGCGACCCGCGCCGCGCTGCGCAATACCGACCGCCGGACCGAGGGCGTGCAGGCGATCAGCGCGCTGACCGGTGAGGGTCTGGACGAACTGACCGCCGCCATCGACCGCTCGCTGGATGCGGTGCTGTCCGAACCGCGCGAGACCGCGGAACTGCGCCTCGACTTCGGCGACGGCCGCCGCCGCGCCTGGCTGCACGAGCAGGGCGTGGTCGAGGAAGAGCGGCCCGAGGACGACGCGGTGATCGTCAACGTCCGCTGGACGGAGCGCCAGCGCGAGGCGTTTGCGGCGTTGTAG
- the hfq gene encoding RNA chaperone Hfq — MAGDKQNLQDAFLNHVRKTKVPVTIFLINGVKLQGVITWFDNFCVLLRRDGQSQLVYKHAISTIMPGAPISLYEGDD; from the coding sequence ATGGCCGGCGACAAACAGAATCTTCAGGATGCATTCCTGAATCACGTCCGCAAGACCAAGGTTCCGGTAACGATCTTCCTGATCAATGGCGTCAAACTGCAGGGTGTGATCACCTGGTTCGACAATTTCTGCGTGCTTCTGCGCCGCGACGGGCAGTCGCAGCTGGTCTACAAGCACGCGATCTCGACCATCATGCCGGGCGCGCCGATCAGCCTCTATGAAGGCGACGACTGA
- a CDS encoding potassium transporter TrkG: MQTLFRLPLFILLIGFSGAAMLVPAGYAATLGLGELGRIFLFSGALLLVLSALLGVAVAGNSDTIFLQGRSALATMLGAFVLLPVALAMPLSLALPDTGLYNAWWEMVSCLTTTGATLYAAELLAPPLHLWRAMVGWLGGLFILVTAVAVLAPLKVGGFEILDSPHRGSEKFTPLVEGEVPGHRMRAQLLNLAGQRASPTEQSLKLAAQVTPWYAGLTLLLWVLLLMAGDPGLVALCRAMGTLSTSGISPVSGPVGIHSGLFGEVAVFAFLLLALSRRFWPGGESLRASERLRDDPELRLGLAVVALVAAVLFARHFTAAIEIGAARPDGGQAMLLPLRDAAVATWGWLFNALSYLTTTGWNSIDWKGARNWSGLESPGLLLAGLAMMGGGVATTAGGVKLLRVYALARQSQREMERIIHPASVSGGGAVARRIRGEGAYLAFIFFMLFALSIAVSVLLVSIHQIEFDTAVMLSVSALTNTGPLAGTISLTPSFEASAGFASNPWQGWSGLALLPKTVLAGAMVAGRLETLAILALLTPEFWRR, translated from the coding sequence ATGCAGACGCTGTTCCGCCTGCCGCTGTTCATCCTGCTGATCGGCTTTTCCGGGGCCGCGATGCTGGTCCCCGCCGGTTACGCGGCGACGCTGGGGCTGGGCGAGCTGGGGCGCATCTTCCTGTTCAGCGGTGCGCTGCTGCTGGTGCTGTCGGCGCTGCTGGGGGTGGCGGTGGCGGGGAATAGCGACACGATCTTCCTGCAGGGCCGCTCGGCCCTGGCGACGATGCTGGGGGCGTTCGTGCTGCTGCCGGTGGCGCTGGCCATGCCGCTGTCGCTGGCGCTGCCCGATACCGGCCTCTACAACGCCTGGTGGGAGATGGTGAGCTGCCTGACCACCACCGGCGCCACGCTGTATGCCGCAGAACTGCTGGCCCCGCCGCTGCATCTGTGGCGGGCGATGGTCGGCTGGCTGGGCGGGCTGTTCATTCTGGTCACCGCCGTCGCGGTGCTGGCGCCGCTGAAGGTCGGCGGTTTCGAGATCCTCGATTCGCCACATCGCGGCAGCGAGAAGTTCACCCCGCTGGTCGAGGGCGAGGTGCCCGGCCACCGGATGCGCGCGCAGCTTCTGAACCTCGCCGGCCAGCGCGCCAGCCCGACCGAGCAGAGCCTGAAACTCGCGGCGCAGGTGACGCCCTGGTATGCCGGGCTGACGCTGCTGCTGTGGGTGCTGCTGCTGATGGCGGGCGATCCGGGGCTGGTGGCGCTGTGCCGCGCGATGGGGACGCTGTCGACCTCGGGCATCTCGCCGGTCTCGGGGCCGGTCGGCATCCATTCCGGCCTGTTCGGCGAGGTCGCCGTCTTTGCCTTCCTGCTGCTCGCCCTGTCGCGGCGCTTCTGGCCCGGCGGCGAATCGCTGCGCGCCTCGGAACGGCTGCGCGACGACCCGGAACTGCGCCTGGGCCTTGCCGTGGTGGCGCTGGTCGCGGCGGTGCTGTTCGCCCGCCACTTCACCGCGGCGATCGAGATCGGCGCCGCCCGCCCGGATGGCGGGCAGGCCATGCTGCTGCCGCTGAGGGATGCGGCGGTGGCGACCTGGGGGTGGCTGTTCAACGCGCTGTCCTATCTGACCACGACGGGCTGGAACTCGATCGACTGGAAGGGCGCGCGGAACTGGTCGGGCCTTGAATCGCCGGGGCTGCTGCTGGCCGGGCTGGCGATGATGGGCGGCGGCGTGGCGACCACGGCGGGCGGCGTCAAACTGCTGCGCGTCTATGCCCTGGCCCGCCAGAGCCAGCGCGAGATGGAGCGGATCATCCACCCCGCCTCGGTCAGCGGCGGCGGCGCGGTGGCCCGGCGCATCCGGGGCGAGGGGGCGTATCTGGCCTTTATCTTCTTCATGCTGTTCGCGCTGTCGATTGCTGTCTCGGTCCTGCTGGTGTCGATCCACCAGATCGAGTTCGACACCGCCGTCATGCTGTCGGTCTCGGCGCTGACAAATACCGGGCCGCTGGCCGGCACCATCTCGCTGACCCCCAGTTTCGAGGCCAGCGCCGGCTTTGCCTCGAACCCTTGGCAAGGCTGGTCGGGCCTTGCCCTGCTGCCCAAGACAGTGCTGGCGGGGGCGATGGTGGCGGGCCGGCTGGAAACGCTGGCCATCCTGGCGCTGCTGACGCCCGAGTTCTGGCGTCGCTGA
- the trkA gene encoding Trk system potassium transporter TrkA: MKIIICGAGQVGWQIARHLSGERNDVTVIDNNGELVRRATEALDVQGVAGFASHPDVLDRAGARDADLIIAVTHSDEVNMVTCQVAHSVFQVPRKIARLRSPAYLDAIYSDLYRTDHLPIDVVISPEREVAEAALARLRAPQTFEAEDFMDRRVRLLGLVLDDDCPALNTPLRQLNELFSSLTAIVVGVRREGRLFVPEANDQLFAGDQIYVLSSREDVTRTMEIFGKETHRADRVIIIGGGNVGLSVAKALEAGRDRVRVKMIERNRDRAELAADALERTIVLHGDGLSLELLEEAAIRQTDAVMTLTDDDKVNILAAVRAKQAGAKLVVSLVNDPTLVSLMKPLGVDAYINPRSITVSTILRHVRHGRVRDIYSIGDAEAEVIEAQVLATSSMSGRTIREIELPEGALIGMILKGDRVIKPMPDIRLSEGDIICIFAMTPDVHEVERLLQVAIDFF; encoded by the coding sequence ATGAAGATCATCATTTGCGGCGCCGGGCAGGTCGGCTGGCAGATCGCCCGGCATCTGTCGGGTGAACGCAACGACGTCACCGTGATCGACAACAACGGCGAACTCGTCCGCCGCGCGACCGAGGCGCTGGACGTCCAGGGCGTCGCCGGTTTCGCCAGTCACCCCGATGTGCTGGACCGTGCCGGGGCGCGCGACGCCGATCTGATCATCGCCGTGACCCATTCGGACGAGGTCAACATGGTCACCTGTCAGGTGGCCCATTCCGTGTTTCAGGTGCCGCGCAAGATCGCGCGGCTGCGCTCTCCGGCCTATCTGGACGCGATCTATTCCGATCTCTACCGCACCGATCACCTGCCCATCGACGTGGTCATCAGCCCCGAACGCGAGGTGGCAGAGGCCGCCTTGGCGCGGCTGCGCGCGCCCCAGACCTTCGAGGCCGAGGATTTCATGGATCGCCGCGTCCGCCTGCTGGGGCTGGTGCTGGACGATGACTGCCCGGCGCTGAACACCCCGCTGCGGCAGTTGAACGAACTCTTTTCCAGCCTCACCGCCATCGTCGTCGGCGTCCGCCGCGAGGGGCGGCTGTTCGTGCCGGAAGCCAATGACCAGCTTTTCGCCGGCGACCAGATCTATGTCCTGTCCAGCCGCGAGGATGTGACCCGGACGATGGAAATCTTCGGCAAGGAGACCCACCGCGCCGACCGCGTCATCATCATCGGCGGCGGCAATGTCGGGCTGTCGGTGGCCAAGGCGCTGGAAGCCGGGCGCGACCGCGTCCGTGTCAAGATGATCGAACGCAACCGCGACCGCGCCGAACTGGCCGCCGACGCGCTGGAACGGACCATCGTGCTGCATGGCGACGGGCTGTCGCTGGAACTGCTGGAAGAGGCCGCGATCCGCCAGACCGACGCGGTGATGACCCTGACCGATGACGACAAGGTCAACATCCTCGCCGCCGTCCGCGCCAAGCAGGCGGGCGCCAAGCTGGTCGTCAGCCTGGTCAACGACCCGACGCTGGTGTCGCTGATGAAGCCCCTGGGGGTGGACGCCTATATCAACCCCCGCTCGATCACCGTCTCGACCATCCTGCGCCATGTCCGCCATGGCCGGGTCCGCGACATCTACTCGATCGGCGATGCCGAGGCCGAGGTGATCGAGGCGCAGGTGCTGGCCACCTCGTCCATGTCGGGCCGCACCATCCGCGAGATCGAACTGCCCGAAGGCGCGCTGATCGGCATGATCCTGAAGGGCGACCGCGTCATCAAGCCGATGCCCGACATCCGCCTGTCCGAGGGCGACATCATCTGCATCTTCGCCATGACGCCGGACGTGCACGAGGTCGAGCGGCTGTTGCAGGTCGCCATCGACTTCTTCTGA
- a CDS encoding ABC transporter ATP-binding protein, which produces MADLKLRDIGKSYVEVEVLRGIDLDIRSGEFVVFVGPSGCGKSTLLRMIAGLERISRGELWIDGQRVNDIPPSQRGIAMVFQSYALYPHMTVRDNMGFALQIAGKSRAEIRQATDRAGEMLQLTPYLDRLPKALSGGQRQRVAIGRAIVRDPKVYLFDEPLSNLDAALRVATRIEIAQLKESMPDRTMIYVTHDQTEAMTLADRIVVLAGGGIAQVGAPLDLYERPINEFVARFIGSPAMNLLPGRIVSTGEVTGVELDAGGQCQVPIPSQPSDQGLAVNLGVRPEDLRVTDGPALFQGRVDLTEALGEVTLLYFGTGSTQEPVIAKLPGIHAGLNRQTVRLTAEPKALHLFHGGQSLLYRSQAPAPAAPPEPPGGEDLGPVVKPTPAR; this is translated from the coding sequence ATGGCAGACCTGAAACTGCGCGACATCGGCAAATCCTATGTCGAGGTCGAGGTGCTGCGCGGCATCGACCTCGACATCCGCTCGGGCGAGTTCGTGGTCTTTGTCGGCCCCTCGGGCTGCGGGAAATCGACGCTGCTGCGGATGATCGCGGGGCTGGAACGGATCAGCCGGGGCGAGCTGTGGATCGACGGGCAGCGCGTCAACGACATCCCGCCCAGCCAGCGCGGCATCGCGATGGTGTTCCAGTCCTACGCGCTGTATCCGCACATGACCGTGCGCGACAATATGGGCTTTGCCCTGCAGATCGCGGGCAAGAGCCGGGCCGAGATCCGGCAGGCCACCGACCGCGCGGGCGAAATGCTGCAACTGACGCCCTATCTGGACCGGCTGCCCAAGGCGCTGTCGGGCGGGCAGCGCCAGCGCGTGGCCATCGGGCGGGCCATCGTGCGCGACCCCAAGGTGTATCTGTTCGACGAACCGCTGTCGAACCTTGATGCCGCGCTGCGGGTGGCGACGCGGATCGAGATCGCGCAGCTCAAGGAAAGCATGCCCGACCGGACCATGATCTATGTCACCCACGACCAGACCGAGGCGATGACGCTGGCCGACCGCATCGTGGTCCTTGCCGGGGGCGGCATCGCGCAGGTGGGCGCGCCGCTGGACCTGTATGAGCGCCCGATCAACGAATTCGTCGCCCGCTTCATCGGCAGCCCGGCGATGAACCTGCTGCCCGGCCGCATCGTCTCGACCGGCGAGGTGACAGGCGTCGAACTGGACGCGGGCGGGCAATGTCAGGTGCCGATCCCGTCGCAGCCTTCCGATCAGGGGCTGGCGGTCAATCTGGGCGTCCGCCCCGAGGATCTGCGCGTCACCGACGGGCCGGCGCTGTTTCAGGGCCGCGTCGATCTGACCGAGGCGCTGGGCGAGGTGACGCTGCTCTATTTCGGCACCGGCTCGACGCAGGAGCCGGTGATCGCCAAGCTGCCGGGCATCCATGCCGGGCTAAACCGCCAGACCGTGCGCCTGACCGCCGAGCCGAAGGCGCTGCATCTGTTCCATGGCGGGCAATCGCTGCTCTACCGCTCGCAGGCACCGGCCCCCGCCGCCCCGCCCGAACCGCCGGGGGGCGAGGATCTCGGTCCGGTGGTCAAGCCCACCCCGGCCCGCTAG